In Brevibacterium zhoupengii, the following are encoded in one genomic region:
- a CDS encoding histidinol-phosphate transaminase, giving the protein MSTPDTSADSTSTPRLRASLETFPPYVPGKAPKEVDGLAPFKLSSNENYLEPLPTVVAAMVADAKNPALYPDDAALALRTELADRLGVSIDELIVTTGASELLVALTQITSDASTEAIYPWPSFEMYPQTTGLAGSKRIEVPVRDDGRHDLDAMAAAITDKTSLIILCSPNNPTGPALRDEEVRRFLDRVPATVLVALDEAYWEFATAEGVVDGVALVADYPNVVLVRTFSKAHALAGLRVGYALAHASVIQGLFKAVIPFGVTDISQTAALESLRHSDEVDVRAKEIAAVRDDFAEALRNQGWDVPEAQGNFVWLPLGPLSSAFEDACVEQAVAVRNLGDGVRISIGEQEGLDRVLAVASDFYAEHFG; this is encoded by the coding sequence ATGAGCACTCCGGACACCTCAGCTGACAGCACCTCGACCCCGCGGCTGCGGGCCTCGCTGGAGACATTCCCGCCGTATGTTCCTGGGAAGGCACCCAAGGAAGTCGACGGGCTCGCCCCGTTCAAGCTGTCCTCGAATGAGAACTACCTCGAGCCGCTGCCAACTGTGGTCGCTGCCATGGTCGCGGATGCGAAGAATCCTGCCCTGTACCCCGATGACGCGGCGTTGGCTCTGCGCACAGAACTAGCCGACCGCCTCGGCGTGAGCATCGATGAGCTCATCGTGACCACAGGCGCCAGCGAGCTGCTCGTGGCTCTGACCCAGATCACCTCGGACGCCAGCACCGAAGCGATCTACCCTTGGCCCTCGTTTGAGATGTATCCCCAGACCACAGGACTGGCCGGGTCGAAACGAATCGAGGTTCCGGTCCGTGACGACGGTCGACACGACCTCGATGCGATGGCGGCGGCGATCACCGACAAGACCAGCCTCATCATTCTCTGCTCCCCGAACAATCCGACGGGTCCTGCACTCCGCGATGAGGAGGTGCGCCGATTCCTCGACCGCGTCCCGGCAACGGTGCTTGTCGCCCTCGACGAGGCCTATTGGGAGTTCGCCACCGCCGAAGGAGTCGTCGACGGGGTCGCTCTGGTCGCCGACTACCCCAATGTCGTTCTGGTCCGGACCTTCTCGAAGGCTCACGCTCTGGCCGGCCTGCGGGTCGGCTACGCGCTCGCTCACGCATCAGTCATCCAGGGACTGTTCAAGGCCGTCATTCCCTTCGGAGTCACCGATATCAGCCAGACTGCCGCCCTGGAGTCTCTGCGCCACAGTGATGAGGTCGACGTCCGAGCCAAGGAGATCGCAGCCGTCCGCGATGACTTCGCCGAAGCGCTTCGCAACCAAGGATGGGATGTGCCCGAGGCGCAGGGGAACTTCGTGTGGCTGCCGCTGGGCCCGCTGTCCTCAGCCTTCGAAGATGCCTGCGTCGAGCAGGCTGTCGCGGTGCGCAACCTCGGCGACGGTGTCCGCATCAGCATCGGCGAGCAGGAAGGCCTCGACCGGGTTCTCGCGGTCGCTTCGGACTTCTATGCCGAGCACTTCGGCTGA
- a CDS encoding thiamine pyrophosphate-binding protein, which produces MADDTNSAVAGEEFRNGGRAVIATLAAHDVDTIFGIPGTHNLEFYRHLSEFGIRAITPRHEQGAGYGADGYFLVSGKPGVVITTSGPGLTNVITAAATAYAESRPMLILSPGVPTGMERADVGMLHETKDSSGALNRLLVSSQRTRTAEGAAQAVAEAFAMFSSSRPGPVHIEVPLDVLEGAWNGSVPTPIPGRRPGLDSRVVSRAAEAVASATRPLIVAGGGARRASTEVKTFAELLDAPVATTANGKGIISETHPLSLGSNVRFPSVQAESAAADVLIVLGSELADSDLWGGLIGAQTTVGVRDENSSQIVIRCDIDPDQLGKNLGGDILACADTGEFLTALMAELDHNEATTTSARDAASTGSGSDRVAAIRGSWNSDFDFESIGARVTRLVEQGAGPAVVVAGDSSQVTYDGSVHALTASTPDQLLYMPGFATLGYGIPAAIGAKLADSARPVACILGDGAAMFSIQELMTASELGLGIPFVIVDNGGYAEIEAQMVDRTIEPFAVKLARPDFAALGQSMGGAGVTIAESDIDEMLPPAVAEALERSVPTTIHITVGC; this is translated from the coding sequence ATGGCAGATGACACGAACAGCGCCGTGGCCGGCGAGGAGTTCCGCAACGGCGGTCGGGCCGTCATCGCGACCCTGGCCGCACACGACGTCGACACGATCTTCGGGATTCCCGGAACGCACAATCTCGAGTTCTACCGGCACCTGAGTGAATTCGGCATCCGCGCCATCACGCCCCGCCACGAGCAGGGTGCCGGCTATGGTGCCGACGGGTATTTCCTCGTCTCCGGCAAACCCGGGGTCGTCATCACCACCTCAGGTCCGGGACTGACGAATGTCATCACGGCCGCGGCGACCGCGTATGCGGAGTCACGACCGATGCTCATCCTCTCCCCCGGTGTTCCCACCGGCATGGAGCGCGCCGACGTCGGAATGCTCCACGAGACGAAGGACTCCTCGGGCGCACTGAACCGCCTGCTGGTCTCCTCCCAGCGCACGCGTACGGCCGAAGGCGCTGCCCAAGCCGTCGCCGAGGCGTTCGCCATGTTCTCCTCCTCGCGGCCTGGCCCCGTTCACATCGAGGTTCCCCTCGACGTGCTCGAGGGCGCCTGGAACGGCAGTGTGCCGACCCCGATTCCCGGCCGCCGTCCCGGCCTTGACTCGCGTGTCGTCTCCCGTGCCGCCGAGGCGGTGGCCAGTGCCACTCGCCCGCTCATCGTCGCCGGCGGTGGGGCCCGCCGGGCAAGTACCGAGGTCAAAACCTTCGCCGAGCTCCTCGACGCACCCGTGGCCACGACAGCCAACGGCAAGGGCATCATCTCTGAGACCCATCCGCTGTCGCTGGGCTCCAATGTTCGCTTCCCCAGCGTCCAGGCCGAGTCCGCGGCCGCCGACGTCCTCATCGTCCTCGGGTCCGAACTGGCCGACTCCGACCTGTGGGGCGGACTCATCGGCGCCCAGACTACTGTCGGCGTCCGCGACGAGAATTCCTCGCAGATCGTCATCCGCTGCGATATCGACCCCGACCAGCTGGGCAAGAACCTCGGCGGGGACATCCTCGCCTGTGCCGACACAGGCGAGTTCCTCACCGCGCTGATGGCCGAGCTCGATCACAATGAGGCCACAACCACCTCGGCGAGGGATGCCGCGTCGACCGGAAGCGGAAGCGACCGGGTCGCGGCGATCCGAGGCTCTTGGAACTCGGACTTCGACTTCGAGTCCATCGGTGCCCGCGTCACCCGCCTGGTCGAACAGGGCGCAGGACCTGCTGTCGTCGTCGCCGGGGACTCGTCCCAGGTCACCTACGACGGTTCCGTGCACGCTCTGACAGCCAGCACACCCGACCAGCTGCTCTACATGCCCGGTTTCGCCACCTTGGGCTACGGAATTCCGGCAGCCATCGGGGCGAAGCTGGCCGACAGCGCTCGGCCGGTTGCCTGCATCCTCGGAGACGGGGCGGCCATGTTCTCGATCCAGGAGCTGATGACAGCCAGCGAGCTGGGGTTGGGGATTCCCTTCGTCATCGTCGACAACGGCGGGTACGCCGAAATCGAAGCTCAGATGGTCGACCGGACGATCGAACCGTTCGCGGTCAAGCTCGCCCGTCCCGACTTCGCAGCCCTGGGCCAGTCCATGGGTGGGGCAGGGGTCACGATCGCTGAGTCCGACATCGACGAAATGTTGCCGCCGGCCGTCGCCGAGGCTCTGGAACGAAGTGTTCCCACCACCATTCACATCACCGTCGGGTGCTGA
- the speB gene encoding agmatinase, whose amino-acid sequence MSTQPLGPADYSKTPRFAGPPTFGLLPRIDEVEAQRPGEKIDVKILGVPFDAGVSYRPGARFGPAHIRQSSKLLRPYNQATNVHAFTWQQVADCGDLGVNPFDIEEAITEVERSADEMRADGAKLLTLGGDHTLALPNLRSLHKTHGKIAVLHFDAHLDTWDTYFGAPYTHGTPFRRASEEGLLDLESCMHVGIRGPLYGQKDLEDDAVLGFQIIRSDDYQFTSVQEVVARIRKRLGDAPVYLSVDIDVLDPAAAPGTGTPEAGGMTSRELLNSIRGLQGLNVVGAEIVEVAPAYDHAEITGLAAAHVGYEMLSLWAAEANGLTGPSGPSGEALGL is encoded by the coding sequence ATGTCGACTCAACCCCTGGGACCAGCCGATTACAGCAAGACACCACGATTCGCCGGGCCACCGACCTTCGGTCTGCTCCCGCGCATCGACGAGGTCGAAGCCCAGAGGCCGGGTGAGAAGATCGACGTCAAGATCCTCGGAGTCCCCTTCGACGCCGGAGTCAGCTACCGTCCCGGTGCACGTTTCGGTCCCGCCCACATCCGCCAGTCCTCGAAGCTGCTGCGCCCCTACAACCAGGCCACAAACGTCCACGCATTCACCTGGCAGCAGGTCGCCGACTGCGGTGACTTGGGCGTGAATCCCTTCGACATCGAAGAGGCCATCACCGAAGTCGAACGCTCCGCCGATGAGATGCGTGCCGACGGGGCGAAGCTGCTCACTCTCGGTGGCGATCACACATTGGCTCTGCCGAACCTGCGTTCCCTACACAAGACGCACGGCAAGATCGCGGTCCTGCACTTCGACGCCCACCTCGACACCTGGGACACCTACTTCGGTGCCCCGTACACGCACGGCACCCCGTTCCGCCGCGCCAGCGAAGAGGGCCTGCTCGACCTCGAGTCCTGCATGCATGTCGGCATCCGCGGACCCCTCTACGGCCAAAAGGATCTCGAAGACGACGCTGTGCTCGGCTTCCAGATCATCCGCAGCGACGACTACCAGTTCACTTCCGTCCAGGAAGTCGTGGCCCGTATACGCAAACGGCTCGGTGACGCACCCGTCTACCTCTCCGTCGACATCGACGTCCTTGACCCCGCGGCAGCACCGGGCACGGGCACGCCTGAGGCCGGCGGTATGACGAGTCGCGAACTGCTCAACTCGATTCGCGGGCTGCAGGGGCTCAATGTCGTCGGAGCCGAGATCGTCGAAGTGGCACCGGCCTACGATCACGCCGAGATCACCGGACTCGCCGCCGCCCACGTCGGCTACGAAATGCTTTCGCTGTGGGCCGCCGAGGCCAATGGTCTCACCGGCCCCTCGGGCCCCAGCGGCGAAGCACTCGGGCTCTGA
- a CDS encoding sodium:solute symporter, which yields MDSLVVIIYLAAMVGFGIWGRYKAKNQDDFLVAGRRLGGWLYTGTMSAVVLGGASTIGGVGLGYTSGLSGMWLVFSIGLGIILLSLFFAPKIQKLEIYTVSQMLELRYGKGSRLVSGTIMTAYGLMISTTSTVAYATIFHALFDLNKFWSVLIGGGIVILYSMLGGMWSITLTDFVQFFIQTIGIFLIMLPVVLSKSGGIGELFSSLPAEQTSPVGIGWQAILGYILIYTLGLLIGQDIWQRVFTARSPGVARWGGLSAGVYCLLYAVAGALIGMAATKIVPGIEVQDDVFVAVVDAAMSPLLGGFVLAAALAAMMSTASGSLMAAATVCRQDIVEPLLARKDIVPVTKDAAGSTPDRATTAGEASAAAEHGGAKSTLVKSLVRETGDEIRDSRIYLIGLGVVTLILAMIMPSVVEALTVAYNLLVAGLFIPILGGLIFKRGNIVGVMAGMILGSITTIVIMITMGIYSNEAIYLGLIASLLGYVVGSLVSKPTPPEVMAAWKERLNR from the coding sequence GTGGACTCTCTAGTCGTCATCATCTACCTCGCCGCCATGGTGGGATTCGGAATCTGGGGCCGCTACAAGGCGAAGAACCAGGACGATTTCCTCGTCGCCGGCCGCCGCCTGGGCGGGTGGCTGTACACGGGCACGATGTCCGCGGTCGTCCTCGGCGGAGCCTCGACGATCGGAGGCGTCGGACTCGGCTACACCTCGGGACTGTCGGGGATGTGGCTGGTGTTCAGCATCGGCCTGGGCATCATCCTGCTCTCACTGTTCTTCGCCCCTAAGATTCAGAAGCTGGAGATCTACACGGTCTCGCAGATGCTGGAGCTGCGCTACGGGAAGGGCTCCCGCCTGGTCTCGGGCACAATCATGACCGCCTACGGGCTGATGATCTCCACGACGTCGACGGTCGCCTATGCGACGATCTTCCACGCGCTCTTCGACCTCAATAAGTTCTGGTCGGTGCTCATCGGCGGCGGCATCGTCATCCTCTACTCGATGCTCGGCGGAATGTGGTCGATCACGCTGACCGACTTCGTGCAGTTCTTCATCCAGACCATCGGCATCTTCCTCATCATGCTGCCGGTCGTGCTGAGCAAGTCCGGCGGCATCGGAGAGCTGTTCTCATCACTGCCGGCCGAGCAGACGAGCCCGGTGGGCATCGGCTGGCAGGCGATTCTGGGCTACATCCTCATCTACACTCTGGGGCTGCTCATCGGCCAAGACATCTGGCAGCGCGTGTTCACCGCACGCAGCCCGGGTGTGGCCAGGTGGGGCGGTCTGTCCGCTGGCGTCTACTGCCTCCTCTATGCCGTGGCCGGTGCGCTCATCGGTATGGCCGCAACGAAGATCGTTCCCGGCATCGAGGTCCAAGACGATGTGTTCGTCGCCGTCGTCGATGCTGCGATGTCGCCCCTGTTGGGCGGATTCGTTCTCGCCGCAGCGCTGGCAGCGATGATGTCGACGGCCTCCGGCTCACTCATGGCCGCCGCGACGGTCTGCCGCCAGGACATCGTCGAACCCCTGCTGGCTCGCAAGGACATCGTTCCGGTGACGAAGGATGCGGCCGGTTCGACACCTGATCGAGCGACCACTGCCGGTGAGGCATCTGCGGCTGCGGAGCACGGAGGTGCGAAGTCGACGCTGGTGAAGTCTCTGGTCCGTGAGACCGGTGATGAGATCCGCGATTCTCGCATCTACCTCATCGGCCTCGGCGTCGTCACCCTCATCCTCGCGATGATCATGCCCAGTGTCGTCGAGGCACTCACCGTCGCCTACAACCTGCTGGTGGCCGGACTCTTCATCCCCATCCTCGGCGGGCTGATCTTCAAGCGCGGCAACATCGTCGGCGTCATGGCAGGCATGATCCTGGGTTCGATCACCACTATCGTCATCATGATCACGATGGGCATCTACTCCAACGAGGCCATCTACCTGGGCCTCATCGCCTCGCTGCTCGGCTACGTCGTCGGTTCGCTGGTGTCGAAGCCGACGCCACCAGAGGTCATGGCCGCCTGGAAGGAACGTCTGAACCGCTAG
- a CDS encoding PucR family transcriptional regulator, which translates to MVTLGQLWARQELALDVVVDSPHSRLEDVTIVHSSELPAVDEWLAGGEVLLTIGVGQDLSGEGVGDYVGRLKRAGVHALGIGLGSALPWQELPPVLIEQARAQELALFGVPEPVPFVAVVDAFTRMREEETTRELTRASSAGRRFATDLAHQGPAALVDDLASTLAADVHFVSPTGRGLTGADAKIQVRHELILEALKPSMAPRLLRTETGIVEAVPVGDDQVRAWILAPAEATGNARTRALLLSTAAALLSLSITEARPRRSESPLFTTPLTAEQARTEWVQETGLAPVSRVKFTVFGNVRGEDPETLMGDLGPGTLLARAGSMLGVIEAGMQDADRSYRDAIDSADSAGSAGSAPDQVSVVGRVADVTGLSELSAKMIPLTQVHHAWTVWRTQHETASSDVRALLSSIDEAAAQRFVDRVLGTLLASRDEQDLLLTLRSFIATGGVRDAIAAELGIHRHTVRARMAKIETLLGRDLSRAESVQAVALALELAEL; encoded by the coding sequence ATGGTCACCTTGGGTCAGCTCTGGGCGCGGCAGGAACTTGCGCTCGACGTCGTCGTCGATTCGCCGCACTCCAGATTGGAAGATGTCACAATCGTGCACTCCTCGGAGCTGCCCGCTGTCGACGAATGGTTGGCCGGGGGAGAGGTCCTGCTCACGATCGGTGTCGGCCAAGACCTCAGCGGCGAGGGCGTGGGTGACTATGTCGGTCGCCTCAAGAGAGCAGGCGTCCATGCGCTCGGCATCGGTCTCGGTTCTGCCCTGCCGTGGCAGGAACTTCCACCGGTGCTGATCGAGCAGGCGAGGGCGCAGGAGTTGGCTCTGTTCGGGGTGCCCGAACCGGTTCCCTTTGTGGCCGTCGTCGATGCCTTCACCAGAATGCGAGAGGAGGAGACGACCCGGGAACTGACCAGGGCCAGCAGCGCGGGGCGACGCTTCGCCACCGACCTTGCGCATCAGGGCCCCGCAGCTCTGGTCGACGATCTGGCCAGCACACTGGCTGCAGATGTCCACTTCGTCTCACCCACAGGCAGGGGTCTGACGGGTGCTGATGCGAAGATCCAGGTGCGTCACGAGCTCATCCTCGAGGCACTCAAGCCCTCTATGGCACCGCGCCTTCTGCGCACTGAGACAGGTATCGTCGAGGCCGTTCCGGTCGGAGACGATCAGGTGCGGGCCTGGATCCTCGCCCCCGCCGAGGCGACCGGCAATGCCCGCACCCGCGCCCTCCTCCTCTCCACCGCAGCGGCACTGCTGAGTCTGAGCATCACGGAGGCCCGACCTCGGCGATCGGAGTCACCGCTCTTCACCACTCCCTTGACGGCAGAGCAGGCCCGGACCGAGTGGGTGCAGGAGACCGGACTGGCTCCGGTCTCGCGAGTGAAGTTCACGGTCTTCGGCAATGTGCGCGGTGAGGATCCGGAGACGCTGATGGGGGATCTGGGTCCCGGAACTCTCCTGGCCCGGGCCGGGTCGATGCTCGGAGTCATCGAGGCCGGCATGCAGGATGCCGATCGCAGCTACCGCGATGCCATAGATTCCGCAGATTCTGCTGGTTCCGCAGGTTCTGCACCAGATCAGGTCAGCGTGGTCGGACGGGTCGCAGACGTCACCGGTCTCAGCGAACTGTCTGCGAAGATGATCCCGTTGACCCAGGTCCACCACGCCTGGACCGTGTGGCGAACACAGCACGAAACCGCGAGCTCGGATGTGCGGGCGCTGCTGTCGTCGATCGATGAGGCAGCGGCGCAGAGATTCGTCGACCGAGTCCTGGGTACGCTCCTCGCCTCACGCGACGAACAGGACCTGCTGCTGACGCTGCGCTCGTTCATCGCGACCGGGGGAGTCAGAGATGCGATCGCGGCCGAGCTCGGCATCCACCGGCATACTGTGCGAGCACGCATGGCCAAGATCGAGACGTTGTTGGGTCGCGATCTCAGCCGGGCCGAATCGGTCCAAGCCGTGGCCTTGGCCCTGGAGCTTGCAGAACTCTGA